In the Sarcophilus harrisii chromosome 1, mSarHar1.11, whole genome shotgun sequence genome, one interval contains:
- the LOC100923490 gene encoding LOW QUALITY PROTEIN: tetraspanin-36-like (The sequence of the model RefSeq protein was modified relative to this genomic sequence to represent the inferred CDS: inserted 1 base in 1 codon) — protein MDSFSFRGPFRLLGLLLWGAAAAMAWAGISALRTHWNYQYFCDNPFLEVLGCLVVITAPLLLLTGGLAVGVSHWNTGPWQGMFLYGVMVLLCMEASSAVLANTASCQRDWETHVLDDLFRQYGNQSDPKTRDVDRLQEELQCCGIHNYTDWRVMGNFSAPTSCCQKIFLNCTGALDXCSVTVSGGVSAKAGAASEDCSWPGVLVLHRGSGSRAACCINQWISREAVNYSGLSHLGVRHIFLKGSFSMKTEETTVIS, from the exons GGAGCTGCAGCTGCCATGGCTTGGGCTGGGATCTCAGCTCTTAGAACCCACTGGAACTATCAGTATTTCTGTGACAATCCTTTCTTGGAGGTTCTGGGCTGTTTGGTAGTGATCACAGCCCCACTGCTGCTGCTTACAGGGGGCCTGGCTGTAGGTGTATCCCACTGGAACACTGGTCCCTGGCAAGGCATG tttctgtatGGGGTCATGGTTCTGCTTTGCATGGAAGCCTCTTCTGCTGTTTTGGCAAACACCGCATCCTGCCAG AGAGACTGGGAAACACATGTGCTGGATGATCTTTTCCGTCAGTATGGAAACCAGTCTGACCCCAAGACCAGAGATGTTGATAGGCTCCAAGAAGAG cTGCAGTGCTGTGGGATTCACAATTACACAGACTGGAGGGTGATGGGCAACTTTTCTGCTCCTACAAGCTGCTGCCAGAAGATTTTCTTGAATTGCACTGGTGCCTTAG TCTGCTCAGTTACTGTATCAGGAG GGGTGTCTGCCAAAGCTGGAGCAGCTTCGGAAGATTGTTCTTGGCCAGGTGTTTTGGTGCTGCATCGGGGCTCTGGTTCTAGAG CTGCTTGCTGCATTAACCAGTGGATTTCTCGTGAAGCAGTCAACTATTCCGGATTATCACATCTTGGAGTCAGGCACATTTTCCTAAAAGGGAGTTTTTCCATGAAAACAGAGGAGACCACTGTTATTTCATGA